A stretch of Campylobacter showae DNA encodes these proteins:
- a CDS encoding VanZ family protein: MNLSKISAAFFFIFLIAIEYLALTPAQIKLIENSWDKANHFIAFAALYVTLHFGFSRLNLGAKVAILLAYGIQIEVAQSFVPGRYFSLLDIVADGIGIVFGILLARILGLTLDRLRARF, translated from the coding sequence ATGAATCTTTCTAAAATTTCAGCCGCATTTTTCTTTATATTTTTGATAGCGATAGAGTATCTCGCCCTCACGCCCGCGCAGATAAAACTCATCGAAAACAGCTGGGATAAAGCAAATCACTTCATTGCATTCGCCGCACTTTACGTTACTTTGCATTTTGGCTTTTCTAGGTTAAATTTGGGCGCAAAGGTTGCTATTTTGCTAGCTTACGGCATCCAGATAGAAGTAGCGCAGTCGTTTGTGCCGGGCCGCTATTTTAGTCTGCTAGATATCGTAGCAGACGGCATCGGCATAGTTTTTGGGATCTTGCTAGCGAGAATTTTAGGGCTAACTTTGGATCGGCTTAGAGCTAGATTTTAA